A stretch of Lactuca sativa cultivar Salinas chromosome 6, Lsat_Salinas_v11, whole genome shotgun sequence DNA encodes these proteins:
- the LOC111883185 gene encoding leucine-rich repeat extensin-like protein 3 — translation MGLTKGKRLTMATLILPPLVALLSLSIPLLITADYADKASYIALNHPIHGKSPPPPKSSPPYIHGGSPPPPKAPKAPKAPKTPKAPKAPKAPKSPKSPKSPPPPPPPPPDSPGMSPPPPPTSPPPPTMH, via the coding sequence ATGGGATTAACAAAAGGGAAGCGGCTAACAATGGCCACTTTAATTTTGCCTCCTCTAGTAGCTTTACTTTCTCTAAGCATCCCTTTATTAATTACAGCGGACTATGCAGATAAAGCATCATATATAGCTCTTAATCATCCCATCCATGGAAAATCTCCACCACCTCCTAAATCATCGCCACCTTACATACATGGAGGCTCACCTCCACCTCCGAAGGCTCCCAAAGCTCCAAAGGCTCCAAAGACCCCGAAGGCCCCAAAGGCACCAAAGGCTCCAAAGTCTCCAAAGTCTCCAAAGTCTCCaccgccacctccaccaccaccaccagattcACCTGGCAtgtctccaccaccacctcctacgTCACCGCCACCACCAACTATGCATTGA